GACCACAGCAGGTGGGCGCCGGTGTCCAGGAGCACGGTGTTGCCGCGCGATCCGAACAGCCGGTGCAGCAGCACCACGTCGTCGGCGCCGGGGCGGGCGAAGCGGAAGGCGGCGACCCGGTCGTCCGGCAGCAGGCCGCAGCCGGTCAGGCGGGCCTGGCCGAGCAGGCTGACCAGGGCATGCCGGGGCGCCAACGGCAGGGCGGCGACCACGGACTCGGGGAGGCGCCCGGCGACCTCGGTCACGAGCCGGGCGCCGGGCAGGTCGGTCAGGAGCACGCCGGCCCGGTCGTCGCCGGCGAACTGCAACCGCACCCAGCCGGGTCCGGCGGTCACGCGGAAGAGGTCACGCCCGGCGAAACGGTGGTGCCACGACCCGAGCCGGCGGGCCAGGAGGTCGGCGTCGTTCCAGGCCGCGCTCCCCACGATCAGAAGAGGGTGTAGCCGAAGGTGAGCTTGAAGCCCGGACTGTCGATGAGCCCGGCGCGGATCTCGGCCATGGCCCGATGGCCGCTGGCGAGGGTCCGTTCCAGCCCCAGCAGGGCGCTCAGCCCGATGTCGGTGGCGGTGTCGCCGGCGTCCGGCTTGAAGGTGTTGAAGCTGAGGCTGCCGCCGCCGTAGAGGTTCCAGGGCTGGGCCACGAACTCGGTGAAGTCGTAGGTCACGTCGCCGTTGACGGTGATGATCGTCACGCCGTCGCCGAGTCCGGCTTCGACCCCCGGCGTCAGGCGCACGTTGGGCAGGATCTCGCCCAGTTTCAGGTGGGCGCCGAAATGGATCTGGTTCACGTTCTCCCAGTGGGTGTAGCCGGCGCGGGCCCCGAAGGCGATGTTCGAGCTGACGGGAGCCTCCTGGGCGCCGGCCGGCAGGGCCGCGAGCAGCAGGGCGACGAGGACGAAGCGTCCGGCGGCGGGCGCGGGGAAGTGCGGGCGCATGGCGGAGTCCTTTCCGGTTCGCGGGGGTCGGTCGGTGGGGCGCATTCTAGGCTCATACGCGGACGGCCACAACCGGGATCCCGGATTTTTGGCGACGATCGCGGGATGACGGCCCGGCACGGGCGTGCTAGGGTGCCGTTGCCGCCCGGCCCGGGGCGGCGGGGAGGTCGGGTGCGATGACGACGCAGGGCAACGGCATCGCCGCGGTGCGCCGCGGCGCCGGCGACCGCCTGGCCGCGGTCTTCGATCGACTGGAGCACGGCTGGGAGAACCGGCGGACGGTGGCCGTCATCGGCAACGTCCTGATCGCGGTCTTCCTGCTCGAACTGGCGCTCATCTTCGCCGCCCGGCGGGGAATGCTGCCCGACATCCTCGCCCCGTACGTGCCTTCCCGCAATCCTTTCCATGCGGTCAACCTCGCCTTCACGATGCTGCTCGTCTTCGAGGTCATCGAGCTCGTCTTCTCCATGGCCCGTTCGGTGGCCACCTCCGTGGGCAAGCAGTTCGAGATCCTGTCGCTCATCCTGCTGCGGGCGTCGTTCAAGGAGTTCACCTACTTCGAACTGCCCATCGACTGGCACCACATCAGCAAGCCGCTCTACCACATCCTCAGCGATGCGGCGGGCGCGCTGCTCATCTTCCTGCTGCTGGTGCTGTACCGGCGCATGCTCGTCCACAAGCCCATCACCCGCGACGTGGAAAGCCAGGGTCGTTTCGTGGTGGCCAAGAAGGTGCTGGCCCTGATGATGCTGGCGGTCTACGCCGCGGCGGGCGGCTACGTGGCCTTCGCCTGGCTGACGACCGCGTCGGCCCCGGCCTTCTTCGAGACCTTCTACACGGTGCTGATCTTCGCCGACTTCCTGCTGATCTTCATCTCGCTGCGCTACGCCGCGTCCTACTTCATCCTGTTCCGCAACTCGGGCTTCGCCCTGGCCACGGTGGTCATCCGCATCGCCCTGACGGCGCCGCCCTACTGGAGCGCGGCCCTGGGCGTTTGCGCCATGATCTTCGCCCTCGGTGTGACGGTGGCCTACAACCTCCACACCGGGGCTCGTCTGCGGGGGGCTGAACCCGCCTGAGAAGCGCACTCGTTTTCAGTTGAATCGCCTGGGTCGGAATCTCATAACCAATTAATTTGATATGATTTGCGCGCATATTATGTTTCCCGGGTCAGCGTTCGTTGACTACTATGGAAACGGCCGATCCGGCTCGCCCGAGTCCGCAAGGAGGTCGACGTCCATGCATCCCATCGATCTGATTCCCGTGCCCGATGCCGTTCCCGTCGCCTGGGGTTGGTTCCAGGTCCTGTTGACGGTGACCTTCGTCCTGCACGTCATCTTCATGAACTTCATGCTCGGCGGTGCGGTCATCGCGCTCGTGGCGACCCTGCGCGGCGGCACGCGCCCGGACATCGCCGGCTGGCTCGGGGGCAAGCTCCCCTTCAGCGTCGCCTTCGCCGTCAACGCGGGGGTGGCGCCGCTGCTCTTCGTCCAGGTGCTGTACGGCCATTTCGTCTACTCGAGCAGCATCCTGATGGCGGCCGCCTGGTTCGCGATCATCCCGCTCTTGATCGTGGCCTACTACGCCCTGTACGCGTTCCGCGGCCGCACCGCGCCCGGCGCACGCACGCTGCTGATCGGGAGCGCCACGCTGATCCTGCTCTTCATCGGGTTCCTCTTCACCAACAACTGGACCCTGTCGGTGACGCCGGAGAAGTGGGGCGCCTACTTCACCCACGCGGGCGGCACCTTCTGGAACCTGGACGAGCCGACGCTCTGGCCGCGCTACCTGCACATGGTGGTGGGGGCCGTGGCGGTCGCGGGCCTGGGCATGGCCGCATTCGGTCGCGTCCGCGAAGGCCGGACCGGCGACGGCGGCGGTCTCGTGGGGCACGGCATGGCCTGGTTCAAGTGGGCCACGCTGGGGCAGTTGGCCCTCGGCCTGTGGTGGCTGCTGGTCCTTCGCAGCGACGTGATGAAGCTCTTCATGGGCGGCAACCCGGTGGCGACGGCGGCTTTCGGCGCCGGCTTCCTGCTGGCGGTGGGCGCCCTGCTGACGGGCTTCCTGCAGAAGGTCTGGCCGAGCGTGGGCCTGACCGCGGGCACGCTGCTGGCCATGGCCGTCATGCGCGAGTACGTGCGCTACGGCTACGTCCGGGCCCACTTCACGCCCGATCAGCTGCGGGTCGATCCGCAGGTCTCCTCCCTGGTGCTCTTCCTCGCGACATTCGCGGTGGGCATCGGCTGCATCTGGTACATGCTGCGCCTGGCGGCCCACGCCGGAAAGGAGGTCTGAGATGAACTACCCCGTCTGGGATCTCTTCGCGACCGGGGGCGGCTTCTGGATCGCCCTCGTCGCGACCGTGCACGTCTTCGTCTCGCACTTCGCCGTCGGCGGCGGCCTGTGGCTCGTGCTCACCGAGCGCAAGGCGCTGCGCGAGGGCGACGCCGACCTGCTCGGCTACGTCAAGGGCCACGCGAAGTTCTTCCTGCTGCTGACCATGGTCTTCGGTGGGCTGACGGGCGTCGGCATCTGGTGGACCATCGCCCTGCTGAGCCCGGCGGGCACGTCGGTGCTGATCCACAACTTCGTCTTCGGCTGGGCCACCGAGTGGGTGTGCTTCGTGGGCGAGATCGTCGCGCTCTTCATCTACCACTACACCTTCGGCAGGATGCGCGCCCGCGAGCACCAGATCATCGGCTGGTTCTACTTCGTCTTCGCGTGGCTGAGCCTGGTGCTGATCACCGGCATCATCGGCTTCATGCTCACGCCGGGCGCCTGGACCGCGACCGGCGACTTCTGGGACGGCTTCCTCAACCCGACCTTCCTGCCCGGCGTCGTCTTCCGCACCTTCCTGAGCCTGATGATCGCCGGCATGTTCGGCCTCGTCACGGCGGTGCACCGGCGCCAGGCCGCTTTCCGGGAGAAGGTGATCCGCTGGAGCGCCGGCTGGATCCTGGCCCCGTTCGCGCTGATGCTGGCCTCGGCCTGGTGGTACGTGCAGGCCCTGCCCGACGCGCAGGCCGCCATGATCCTGCACAAGGCCCACGAGATCGCGCCCTTCCTGCAGGCCTTCGCCGTGCTGACGCCGGTGCTGCTGGTCGGGGCGCTGGTGATGGTCATCAGGCTGCCGGGCGGCGTGAAGAAGCCCCTGGCCTACCTGGTCATGCTCATCGGCTTCTTCCACATGACGAGCTTCGAGTTCATCCGCGAGGCCGGGCGGCGCCCGTACGTCATCCACGGGCACATGTATTCGAACTCGGTGCTGGCGGCCGACGTCGACCGCATCGATGCCGAGGGCGTCCTCAAGGTCGCCAAGTGGACCGAGTTCGCCGCGATCACGCCGGAGAACGAGCTGGGCGCGGGCGAGGAGATCTTCCGGCTCGAGTGCACGTCGTGCCACAGCCGGGGCGGGGTGCTGAACGACATCCTGCCGCTCACGGCCGGGATGCCCCTGCTCGGCGTCGACGCCCAGCTCTCGGGTCAGGGCACGGTCGTCGAGTACATGCCGCCCTTCGTGGGCACGGCGCAGGAGCGGCACGCGGTGGCGCGCTACATCACCGAGGGGCTGCACGGGATGCGCGAGACGGCGCCCGTGTTCGAGGACAAGCCGCTGGCGACCGACATCCCGCCCTTCGACGTGGACCAGGACGCGTACGTGCTGCTGGCCTGGAACAACCTGGGCATGCACTGCCTCAGCGACAGCGACCCGTACTTCGTGATCCTGCCGCCGGCCAACGAGATCCAGGCCCAGCTGATCCGGCGCGGCGAGACGCCCGAGGTCGTCACCGAGGGCGTGAAGATCACCTACAAGCCCGAGGCCGGCTTCGAGGATCCCGCGGCCAACGTGCGGTTCTGGGAGTTCGACGAGCAGAACTTTGGCGTCGACCTCGCGCGGAACGTCGGCCTGAAGGGCTTCGGCATGTCCGGCGAGCTGCACCTCGAGGAGGCGCGCGGCATCTGGGAGGCGCCCATGGTGCCGATCGCGCCCTACGACGGCGAAGGCCACTACAACCCGTTCCCGCTGTTCACCATCGAGGCCGTCGACGCCGAGTCGGGCGACGTGCTGGCCATGACGAAGACCGTCGTGCCCACGGCCACGGAGATGGGCTGCCAGAACTGCCACGGCGGCGGCTGGCGGGTCGACGGCGTGGCGGGCTTCACCGACGCCACGAGCGCGGCGATCCTGGCCGTGCACGACAAGCACTCGGGCACCGAGCTGCTGAAGATGGCCGAGCGGGGCGAGCCGCGCCTGTGCGCGAGCTGCCACGAGGACCCGGCCACCGGGACCGGCCGCTACTCCGGCAACGAGGACTTCGCGCACGCCGACCTGCTGAACCTGCCGGCGGCGGTGCACGGCTGGCACGCCAACTACCTGCGGGGAGCGGGGGCCGAGGCCTGCGCCTACTGCCATCCGGCCAACCCGCAGGGCGCGACCCAGTGCCTGCGCGGCGGCCACAGCGTGAACCTCGACTGCACCAACTGCCACGGCCGCATCGAGGACCACGCCCTGGGCCTGCTCAAGGCCGAGCAGGAGAAGGGCAAGCCCGGCGCGGCGCGGCTCATGGCGAACCTCGTTTCGCCCGCGGTGGCGAGCCACGACGAGGTGGTCGGCCGGGTGCCCTGGTTGCAGGAGCCGGACTGCCTGGCCTGCCACGAGGACTTCACGCGGCCCGATCCGGCCACGGCCTCGGCGGTCTACAAGTGGGTCGAGGGGCCGAGCGGGCTGTACCGCTTCAGCAGCGACGAGTCGGGCCTGATCCCGTGCCTGTCGTGCCACGGTTCGCCGCACGCCACGTTCCCGACCCACAGCCACAAGTACGGCGCCGACCGGGACAACATCCTGCCGCTGCAGGTGCAGGGGAACCGGCGGCCCATCGGTGCCGGGGGGAACTGCAAGGTGTGCCACACGATCGACATGGAGGATTCGATCCACCACGAGAACATGGAGAATCCGTAGCTGCGGTCGGGCCTGCATCCCGATCGACACGCGGCCCCCCGTGCCCGACGCGGGGGGCCGTTCCTTGTGCGGCGGGTTCACCTTGCCCCACCCCTCCCTCTCCACTAAGATTCCCGCGACCACCTGCGACGTCCGGGCCCGTCCCGGCATCCCCTCCTGGAGGACTCCATGCTCAGCATGACCGGATTCGGCGTCGGCGAAGGCCAGGCCGGCCCCGCCACCATCACCGTCGAACTGCGTTCCGTGAACCACCGCTTCCTCGACGTCAGCCTGAAGCTGCCGGGCGGTCTCGGTTTCCTCGAGACCGACATCCGCAACTTCCTCAAGGACAACGTCGCGCGCGGGCGGGTCACGGTGGCCGTGCAGATGCAGATCAACCGGGACGCCGGGGCGGCCGGCCTCGACCCGGTGCGGCTGCAGCAGGGGCTGGACATGGTGCGCGCGGCGGCGCGGCGGCTGACGGAGGAGACGGGGGTCGAGCATCCGGTCACCCTCGATCACCTGCTGGCGGTGCCCGACCTCTTCCGCGCCGAGGAGCCAGAGCTCGAGCAGGACGACCTGCGCAAGGCCTTCATGGCCGCCATCGAGTGCGCCCACGCGGGACTGATGGCCATGAAGCAGGCCGAGGGCGACGCCCTGGTGAAGGAGATGCGCGACCGCCTCACCACCCTGTCGGCCCGGTTGGTCGAGGTCGAGAAGCTGGCGCCCCAGGCCGCCGTCGAGATCCAGAAGCGGCTCGACGAGCGCCTGGCCAAGATCCTCAACGACCAGGTCGATCCCCAGCGGCTGGCCCAGGAAGTGGCCCTGCTGGCGGACAAGGCCAACATCAACGAGGAGTGCGAGCGGCTGGGCATCCACATCACCCACTTCCACGCGGCCCTCGACGAGGGCGGCCAGGTGGCCAAGCGGCTGAACTTCCTGCTGCAGGAGATGCACCGCGAGGTGAACACCATGGGCAGCAAGACCAGCCTCATGGACATCACCCAGGCCGTCATCGCCATGAAGGACGAGGTCGAGTCCATGCGCGAGCAGATCCAGAACCTGGAGTAGTCGCATGATCCTGCTGATCACGGGGCCGTCGGGGGCGGGGAAGAGCAGCTTCATCCGGCTGCTGATGGACGGGAATCCGCGCCTCGCGTTCTCGATTTCCACCACCACGCGGCCCATCCGCGAGGGCGAGACCGACGGCATCGACTACGACTTCGTCGACCGCAGCGTCTTCGCCGAACTGGTGGCCGACGGGGCCTTCGTCGAGCACGCCGAGGTGCACGGCAACGGCTACGGCACGCGGCGCAGCCGGCTCGAGGAGATGACCCAGGCCGGCCACATCCCCGTGCTCGACATCGACGTGCAGGGCGGGGTGCAGGTGCTCGACCTCTTCGCCGAACGCATCGTCTCGGTCTTCCTGTTCCCGCCGTCGTGGGAGGAGCTCGAACGCCGCCTGCGCTCGCGCGGCACCGACAGCGACGAGGTGATCGCGACCCGCCTGCGCAACGCGCGCCACGAGGTGGGCTTCGCCCACCGCTACCGCTACTGGATCGTCAA
This bacterium DNA region includes the following protein-coding sequences:
- a CDS encoding cytochrome C yields the protein MNYPVWDLFATGGGFWIALVATVHVFVSHFAVGGGLWLVLTERKALREGDADLLGYVKGHAKFFLLLTMVFGGLTGVGIWWTIALLSPAGTSVLIHNFVFGWATEWVCFVGEIVALFIYHYTFGRMRAREHQIIGWFYFVFAWLSLVLITGIIGFMLTPGAWTATGDFWDGFLNPTFLPGVVFRTFLSLMIAGMFGLVTAVHRRQAAFREKVIRWSAGWILAPFALMLASAWWYVQALPDAQAAMILHKAHEIAPFLQAFAVLTPVLLVGALVMVIRLPGGVKKPLAYLVMLIGFFHMTSFEFIREAGRRPYVIHGHMYSNSVLAADVDRIDAEGVLKVAKWTEFAAITPENELGAGEEIFRLECTSCHSRGGVLNDILPLTAGMPLLGVDAQLSGQGTVVEYMPPFVGTAQERHAVARYITEGLHGMRETAPVFEDKPLATDIPPFDVDQDAYVLLAWNNLGMHCLSDSDPYFVILPPANEIQAQLIRRGETPEVVTEGVKITYKPEAGFEDPAANVRFWEFDEQNFGVDLARNVGLKGFGMSGELHLEEARGIWEAPMVPIAPYDGEGHYNPFPLFTIEAVDAESGDVLAMTKTVVPTATEMGCQNCHGGGWRVDGVAGFTDATSAAILAVHDKHSGTELLKMAERGEPRLCASCHEDPATGTGRYSGNEDFAHADLLNLPAAVHGWHANYLRGAGAEACAYCHPANPQGATQCLRGGHSVNLDCTNCHGRIEDHALGLLKAEQEKGKPGAARLMANLVSPAVASHDEVVGRVPWLQEPDCLACHEDFTRPDPATASAVYKWVEGPSGLYRFSSDESGLIPCLSCHGSPHATFPTHSHKYGADRDNILPLQVQGNRRPIGAGGNCKVCHTIDMEDSIHHENMENP
- a CDS encoding YicC family protein, translated to MLSMTGFGVGEGQAGPATITVELRSVNHRFLDVSLKLPGGLGFLETDIRNFLKDNVARGRVTVAVQMQINRDAGAAGLDPVRLQQGLDMVRAAARRLTEETGVEHPVTLDHLLAVPDLFRAEEPELEQDDLRKAFMAAIECAHAGLMAMKQAEGDALVKEMRDRLTTLSARLVEVEKLAPQAAVEIQKRLDERLAKILNDQVDPQRLAQEVALLADKANINEECERLGIHITHFHAALDEGGQVAKRLNFLLQEMHREVNTMGSKTSLMDITQAVIAMKDEVESMREQIQNLE
- the gmk gene encoding guanylate kinase, which codes for MILLITGPSGAGKSSFIRLLMDGNPRLAFSISTTTRPIREGETDGIDYDFVDRSVFAELVADGAFVEHAEVHGNGYGTRRSRLEEMTQAGHIPVLDIDVQGGVQVLDLFAERIVSVFLFPPSWEELERRLRSRGTDSDEVIATRLRNARHEVGFAHRYRYWIVNDELDAAVHRMNAVITAEECRREAFRRPPLD